In Heliangelus exortis chromosome 3, bHelExo1.hap1, whole genome shotgun sequence, the genomic stretch TGACTTTCATGAAGTATGTGGATTCCAATCTCTGTTGCTTCATACCTGGAAAGGTAAAATGTAGACTATATTATGTGGCTGTatctctgtgtttaaaaaatatgattGTGTAACTTAAGGTAACTTGAGGCAGCTGGGAAAAATTTATATAATGTGGTTATATGTACTAAAACTGTTTCAGATACTTGCAAAAAACCACACAAGCCAATACTCTGCTGTAACAAGCAGCCTGAAGTGAGTGAACCGAACTACACctaaaacttaatttttaaaaatttgatttccattttcccttaaattatttcttaattctGATGTTTGACTTGTGGTATGCACATCCTATACAACTTTTTTACAAGAAACGTGATATATAGGGTTTAACTCTGAAATTTAATTGTATAAAACAACTGGAGGTGAAGTCATCAGAACACTTAGTAATTTAGGCTACATATAACACAAAGCAGTCAATCTCAAAGATTTTTGACACCTTTCTTAAGGGTCTGAGTACTTTAGATTAATTGGTTTAAGATATTTAGTATGTGGAAGCATTGCTCATTATTACAATGCATGGGGTATTTTTGTACTGTAGGTGAAATTAGTTCTAAATGTAGATTAAGTGCATTAAATATTAATACCACTGAATAATTCAGGTATTTCAGAATGCTACCCCAAACACAAAATGTAAATTAGGTGAGATGTACATGTGAGATAACACTGTTTTATAAGCTGTGAAAAGAGACGTGCTCAGGGGAATTGACAGAATAATCTGAAGAAGAGTGGCATAGCTCAGGGTTGAAACACGATCTGTGAACATCAGCCTAATGCTCTATTAATCGATCTTTCCATGCGAGGTTTGGATATATTGGTATTAATATTTCATGGACAGAGAACTGAATTGCACTGTGATGAATGGAGAAGTTAGCTCCTGGATTCAGGTGAAGCATGACAGGCATTTTTACATTTAGTAGAGCAGGATGAGGTGTGAGcgtgaaatgtatttttatctcAAAGAGAGAACTTGATTTCTGTGAACtctcttaatttaaaattaaatcattataatttaatatatttatgcTTATTTGACTTTGTATTGTATTTTTACAtactacatattttaaaaaatgtaatatagCATAAAGTGAAATGAATGTAAATTCTTGATACTCACATAGTAtggaatgctttaaaaaaatgttgccctactttttaaaatgttagatGGAAAGGCAATATGCCTACATCTCAGGTGTGCAGGAGCTGGGCAAGTGAGCATGCCagacattttccttctgagtCATAAAGACCTTGTTGGTATTCTAATATAATAcctaaaaaggttttttttttaattatttacttaGTATATGAGCTTGCTGGTGTTGCTGCTCTCTCAGCACAGTTACTAGTTTACCAGAAAATCCCATTTTGGTCAAGCAGATTCTTGGCTTACTGTTCACTTACAGTCTGTGGTTTCTCCCCTACCTGCCCTGCTTCCCTCAGGAAACTGTTTGAATGAAGCTGCCACAGAGCTGACAGGATGTTAGAACATGTGAATCCTCATTTGAGGTTATGCATACTGTGTTCTTGGTGATAGCAGAGCACTGCTGCAAGGTTTTTATACTGAGGATGGCAGGAAAATGTTTTGAGGATGTTGTTGCTAACAGGATATAACGTGGGTAAAATCAGAGAAGTCTCTTGTAAGCTTATTGTGTGATGAAGACACTTGAGGCTTGTCTAGCTTTTACAACTTTTTAGCTTTATTAAAATGCAAGATGCAACTGTATTGTCTTAcctgtgatttttaaatcattaaGTTCTTAGGAGACTCTTCAACCATCCTTAATCCTGTGCAAAATACCTTTGTCAGTAGTTTCAAGTGCCAAGGGACTGGCATTCTTGACCTGCATCAGACTATGATTGATAGATAGGCAAGATAACTTCTCATCTCTCTGTATCTCTCCTAACTAGAGGGCTTGCTTGTCAAACCTGTTAAGAGGGTTCTTATGTTCTCTGTCAGTAACAGACTGATGTTtgataaattaatataatttggacttaattctgaattttcagtattttggaTGTATGCAAGTGGGCTCAAGTAAATACTTACAGCTCTTCAGACTGACGTAACAATCAATCTTGGTGCTCCATTCATGTGTTTCATATGCCTCATAACTGGCTGGGAGAGTAACTGCTCTGCAGTGTGTCTTAGAGTATCTTGCTTCAGCTTCTCCAAAAAGGAATTATTATGCTCTGGTGGGTATAGATTACATAATTTAGAACTTGAATATGGATGTAGTAAAACAATTTCACACAATGAGCATTATTTCATGAGTTTAAAGAGTGCTGTTGTGATAGCTAAATCGAATAGCTTCTCTGatatgtcaaaaaaaaaacaatttcaaaaaGCTGATCTAGATCTAAAGCAGAGTGGTATGTAATGTTTATGTAGTAAAGGCTCCCGAATATGCCAGCACTTTGAGAATGATCTGATATAATCTTGCCTTTATCAGAAAAtcctaatttttcttaaatgttttagGTAATAGATGAAATTTATCGTGTGCTAAGGTATGTAAACTCTACAAGAGCTCCTCAGAGGGCTCATGAAGTTCTTCAAGAACTAAGGGACATTTCCTCCATGGCTATGGAATATTTTGATGAGAAGATTGTTCcaatactgaaaagaaagatgCCTGGGTCAGATGTGTCGGGTCGTCTAATAGGAACTGCCCCAGGTATTAATGCCAATGTATAGTTAagttttatttagtttttctgtAGAAGTTCACAAGactgtttggttgtttgttttttttttaaaagctcccTCCCTTAAATGTGAGCTTCATTACATAAATATTGATACTTGTTTCTTAATAATGctaattgaaattaatttgctttgaaatttaAGGAGCCTTTGAACTACCAAAAAAACAGTCAGTTGAATATATGTTAGAATTATGCATAGTGTGCATCCATTAAACAAATGCTTTTGTGCCACCAATGAATGAGACTTCATCATCACACTTTGAAATCTGGCATGAGATGAAAAATcgatgccttttatttttagaacaaTCACCAGATAAATTATCCTAAGCTGTTGTAGTGCATTGAGAGATAGAATATACTTGTGTGtgcttttttactttctgaGGGCACTAATGAGTGCACtaacaagcaaaatatttatgcatAATAGTGACAATTGAAATAACAGTCTATAAACAATTAAGCTGGTCTCTGTCAGACTTTACAGAACTTTTGTGAACCAAAGTCTAATGCAGTTGCCTCATATAATTACCAAAAGCAAAAAGGTGGTAGAACTGTAGTGTTTTGCCTGTACTGAACATCTTCACACTTCATAGGAGCTGGGAAATCAACTCTTTTACAGgataatgtaataaaaataaacacatcttTAGTAAAAATGATAGATGTAACTGTAGGAGCTGCTTATTCTGGGATGCCCTGTACATCCTTTTAACCATAAGTGTGAATACTACCTCTTAATTATATCCTGTCAATTCAACTTAATTCTCTCAATTGAGGAAGTATTGCCCAACACTACAGTTCATGACAGTTGGTATTTGAAGGCCAAGGCTTTATGTGACATTAAAATGTCTCTTTTGTGTGGAGGGAGGAGCATAACCCATCTAATGGTGAGCCTTTAGCATCACACAACTGTAGCTTTGTTGGcatcttaaaggaaaaaaaaaaaaaaaggaggaggagaaagactATTCTGGATTTTCCAAACTGATGTGTCTTTTTAGTGCTTCAAAGTTGCATCTTACTTGCTTtgctagaaaaacaaaattagagaAAAAGTGGTTGATATCTTTTATGTCAGTAAAAGAAATTATACAGAAGGTATTAGTCTCCTTGATTTGCAGGAACTTTATTAATCAACATTACCAAGCTCAAATTCCAGTATGGTTTTAGTGCTTAGGAAGAGTGAGTCTGAAGaagtttggaaaataaattcctttcttctgaaaagtAAGATAAACTGAAGTATCTTATTAAGCCCCAAATCACAAAATTTTAGAACTTCAGCTGCCTACAAGTAAGACAGCAGATTTGTTCTGCTTTATTGAATTATAGTTACTTGATGTAGCTGTTCTGTAATAAGTAATTTATAGACATATTGTAGGTTTTTGACTTAACATCTGTGACACTAAGTCTAGATGACAGCATACTATCTCTGTGTAATTTTTGATACAGCAAAGAAGGGGGCTtatatacagaaaattaattataagCTGTTTCCCAGACTACTGAAAGTACGAGTATTTTAAACTAGTTGTGTGTTGAGAAAACATATGGCCTTGTCAGATACTTAAATGTAGTAGATCTGATCACATGTTCAGGTAACTTGCAACCACTATTCTGATTCACGTTTGGGGCGTAGcagcaaaatacaaaaaccaGGACACAATTTTAACCCTTGTCTCAAAGTTCTAGAGGATTAATTGCAGTTTTCTCTAAAGTTCCAGGGCCTTCTGCAGCACTGACAACTATGCAGCTGTTCTCCAAGCAGAACCCTTCAAGACAAGAAGTCACCAAGCTCCAGCAGCAAGTAAAAGCAAATGGCACAGGCCTGACAGCGCTGAAGCGGGAAATCTCAGAGCTCCGCATCAAAgtgcaagagcagcagaagcaacTCCAAGATCAAGATCAGAAACTGCTAGAGCAAACCCAAATCATAGGTGAACAGAATGCCCGCCTGGCTGAGCTTGAACGCAAGCTGCGAGAGGTGATGGAGAGCACAGTAGGAAATTCTTCGGGTTCTGGCTCAAATGAACAATCTCctagaaaaaggaggaaggctGTTGAATCCACAGACTGTCCTAGGAAATCTAAACGCCTTCGAAACAGAAAATAACCTGGGAGTAAATGACACCttcaggaggaaagaaggaCACTGCTTTAGCAGCTCAAGCCCATGCTTGTTTGGATACTGTGACTAGCTTCATGGTGTCATTTAGGCTGCTGGCTCTTTGAAACACCACTTAGActttaagaataattttctttcattgagACTTTTCCCCTGCTTTCTGTATGGGTGGGCCTAATGCACAGGATCTTTAAGATTTGCAATAGATACAATACTAACCAGACATGCTCTGTTATGTTTTGAAGggttaatctttttttctgtgcagatgTGTTTAAAGTAAACTTATTTGTGTTTATGCATATGTTCACATAAACTCTTAAATAAATTCAGTCTTAACTGACTAAAGAGTTAAGCGTAAAAACTGATGTCCTGTTCTCTTGAAGGAAagatctgcttttaaaatcttgttttaGAGAACTTGACCTTTTTTTGTTACAAGTGACCTTGTCTGGAATGTCTGAGTAGTAGTTAATACTTTTTGGGGATTGCTTTGTAACGAGTAAAACTGACTTCTTAAGCTACAGTATTGGCtatatatttttgtaaactCAGAAAGAAGGCCCCCTATCCAGTCTTCATATGCACACACCCTGGGTGTAGGTCTTGGGGGCCATATTCAACATTTGCATAGATAGATGCATATTCAGTTTAGCCTGCTAAAAGCACTTGCCTGAAACTGTTCTTAACTCTGGGGGGGAGCACAGAGACCTATAAAGTAGTTTCTTTGTTCCTTAGCCATAACTTAGCATTTGCTTTCAGCACAGCTGCTTTCATGTTTGTATGTCTTACGAGTTTGAACCCAGGCTATCTGCcacttctgctgccttttgaaTTGCAGGTATTGTTTGCCAAAGCTGGAGAATTTAGAAGCTGCCTGTGCACCATGTGATACATACGCCAACATCTAAGAAATATCAGACAAGCTGTCCCTACAATAACTAAGCTCAGGGGGACACCATTGCAATGAAATGCTGTATTAtggaaaaacttttaaaagtattttgtatGTGTTGGGTGGGGGCGGGATGGAAATTTCTCTGTAACACTGATGGCAATATTCTGAGCTTTCCTTATCCTGAAGTGTAAATCACTTCAGACAaagctttaatttcttttgcactTCTGTTTTGAGCTTGTAACTGGAAAAACATGTCTTGCACTGTTGAGTCTCTCTGGTCACTTAACAACCTCAGAGTTGTGTACAGTGATTTGTTTTTCCCCCCATCTGTATATTTGTGAAACCTTAAACAAATACCACTGtccatgtttttgttttaatgtacTAAACTATGTAGCTTTATTTcacttacctttttttttttttttttttttaatcagctgcTTCTTTGAGTTTAGGTAGTACTGAGTTCAATTTGGTATGGCAGTGAATATGCTGCATTTCAAAATCTTCATAACATTCAAAATCTTCATAATATTCCTGTGGGTTAAAGTGCAATGTTCTCTCACGTTTTGTATGACTATCATATTAACAGAGTGGCTGTCTTTAAATCGccaaagaaatcagaaattatcTGGTCAAATGTTATGTAATCATGagaaaactgatatttttttctggaacttGAGCTACAATTTTAGTTCTAAACCAGAAGTTTTAGAACTGTTTAGCTCTAAACAGGAGCTTATATCAGAAGTATCACTAGAAATGCCTTATTTTTTCTTGGCagacatttaattttcaaataaacttGTTGGGTAGTTTGAGCCTTTTAAGAAAAACCAAGTTTCTTAAGAAAAGTGTGAAGGAAGTGATAGAAAGTCACCTGTTAAGCTGTTAAAGGAGCATTTGCTTTTACTGATCTTCTAGATCAGAATTTTGTTACTGTTAGAGATCTCTTTAAGGTAGATATTGctgttcattttaaaaatactggcatatatgttaaaatataattttgaatcAAAGGGTCAGCATGGTCAGCTACAATGACTGTCTGTCGTATGATATAAATTCATTTAATGGTCATTCATTACAAAGTCATGTAACGGCCTAATTATCAGATATTTGTGGTTAAGTATTTCTACACATGTATAAAGCTATGAACTTCATTCACTTAAAATGTTTATTCATATATCTCTAATATCTTTCACTTTAGGTTCTTTAGTTTCTAGAATATGCAAAAATTGAGAGTGCCATTTTTTATGTGTTGGTGAATCTCTAGCTGTGTTTAAGCTGAACTGGAAAGGGCAGCAGCCTGTTACTACCTGAAAGATTCTTCGTGGATGGTGCTGACTTGAAACCTTCAACTCAAGGAAATTACCACGTGGTGCAAGTTTGCAGGTGCATCCTGATTCTCTGCACGCTACCAAGTGCAGTAAAACTGAACAAGGCACATAAATCTTCCATGAAACAGATCGAGGGAATGGTTGCACACAAGCTCTGAGAAATGCCACAACAAAGGTACACTGCCATTTTGTTCCCATTTCCTGGGTAGGATGGCACCTATCCAATCAGTACCAGGTGGCTCTCTGACTGGAATATACACTtataaatggaatttaaaaaacaaaatgaacttACCGTTACAGAGGAAACAGCTGCAACATTAACTTCTGACACCCTTTTGTCCCTTATTGAataaaaaaggattaattttgcAATATATGAACAAGTTGATAAATATCCTGAAGTAAAACTAAATCACTTTTGACTAAATTTCTCTGCAGATTTATGTGAGTTGGTATATCCAGCCTTGAAAAGTACAGTTAGTAGTCACTAGTCATTTCTGTTTATATCTGTTCAAGGGAGAATCTCAAACTACTGAGGCTAAGATGTAGTTTACAAAGTTGcgtgaaaaacattttttaaatgcagacaGTGTTCAGTTTTAGTACTTGCAGCAAGGGCTCAAACTAAACAGCTTGGGGTtgaaagagaaagcagtaaTACgtcttttttttaagtagttttGTAAAATAGCTTAAAACTACTGAGtcttgctttccttctttttaagcTTGCTTTCTAAAAACAGAGGCTTGCTTTGTAAACTCCTTGTTTCATGGtaggtttggggattttttacAAATTTGTGCATCTAGTGAAGGTGGTATCAGCAGATACTGCAGTGGTACTTTTTTGAGGGAAGACCTGTTTGCAACCAGGTCATGCTTTCCAAATTGAACACCTTGTATGTAAATGCAGTATGCAAGCACCTTCTAAACAAGAGCTAATGGTTGTAATAGGTGGAAGCCTAAAGAAAAAAGGACTACCTGCTTAACAAGATAAATTTCTTATATTAAAGAACAGACAgaaacaaatattaatttagACCCCATTGCTCTCAGCATAGCACATTAAATTAATCACAGTAGACAAAACTGATAGGCAGGTATTTAATGTCATCAgtctctgcagctgccagaggCCCACTGGTTTCCTTTTGAGTCCATAAAATTCCCTCTCCTGAGGCAGTTTGTGCCAAGGATACAAAGAGCATCTGGGCCAGTCACAGTGGGGTGCTTTTCCCACTTAATCCTAGTGAGGGTCACTTAGGCCTCCAGTACAGTCAGCTCTTGAGATCCTCCATCAGTCTAGAAATACTGATGGATTATGTCCCTTTATGATTTGACAGCATTAGGATGCACTGTGCAGTGGTGTCTACCAAGCCTTTGTGTTTCTAATATGCCAGGCCATCAAATCAACAAAGTCCAATCAACTTggttctctctcttctccatctggctggaggcagggtaCCACTACATTTTGAATGTAGGACTCACCACTAACATATGGGCACATGCAGTCTGCATGAATTAGACTGATTCCTCCTATTTGTATCTGACATATGATTTGAAGCCTATTTAATCTGGCTGGAGAATGACTCActggaggctggagcagctgttGTCCTGGAAAAATTCTTGGTTTTGTTATATCTTAAACCTTGTGTACCCATGCCTGTTGGCCAGCTATAGGTTTTCTATCTCATCTCTTTATGTCCTCCATAATCATGAAGGAAAAACCACAGGGCAGCTCATGGCATGTTCCACCTCTCTTTAGCCAGCCTAATGGAAGGGTGTCTTCTAATGTCTGCAGTGTGGGCCCATGCAGAGGAAGAGTGGGATCTGTTCTCCATCCTTGACAGTTTATCAAACAGTTTTTCAAGTAAGTTCTTGTATTTCTCAGCTGATAGGTGACTCACCTTCAAAATGGctgaagtattttctcatattttgcAACTCCTTTAGAGATACAGATTGGAGAGATGTTCACTCTGACACCATACCTGAAACACATTctggaaaataacaaaaactgaaaataaacactAACAACAAGTAAACGATAGCACAACGTATGCAGTAGGTAAGTGCCATTGTAGCACTTAACTCTGAACAAAACTCTGCACTCAACAACGGCATGATGTGAGCTGTCTGGTTTAATTTCCAACTCAAGAGTCTTCAAAGGGAAAAACTAGGGTGCTCTCTCACCTGACCTATCTGGGTGTCCTCTCACCAACTGCCATAATTCAAACTCTTCAGGCAACCTATCAGAGTCGTGGATCAAGCCCACATTGGGCATCAATAAATGTGCCAAggtttaaggccaggctggccAGTAAATGACTCAGATGCACTCTCTGAACTCGAGCCCTTTTGCCTTCccaaaaggggaagagaaaaagtgaaTGAGACAGGTTGGAAATAAATTGAACAGCTTTCATAAACAAgaacaatgaaacaaaaagctaaataataggaaaataatgaaatatatatgaacatatacaaaaaaaatctggtgcTCCCACAGTGATGTTTGTCACCACCAATGCTGCAGTGCAAGCACTGGCAAAGTCCCAGTCTGGACTCCATGGCAGACAGGAACTGGATTCAGGAATGCATGGATTGGTATTGAGGGCAGAAGAAAGAGTCCTCTTCAGACATTGGCCATGGATGGAGAGAGCTTGACCCTTGTGctccctcaaatttatactgaacATGATGCATGTGGGATGGAATATGTTATTAGTCACCTTTGGGTCACCCGTCTGGTCCAGCCCCTCCCACTCACGAGACCCTTTTACTCCTTTTCATTTACAGCACATAAGTTTAACAATGACCTTGGCTTCTGTAGGAGTGAGTATAAGCAAGAGCCTTTCTGCATACCACTCCTACGTTACCTCTGCAGTAACCAAAAATACCATGGGGTATCAGTCCTAAAAGCAGATACTGTCTGAAAAAAGATGCTGCGAACTTCAAAAAGTGCAATCACTTAGAAGCAACTTAACTGAAAggtaaaattactgaaaaaagaatTGGCTGCGTTTGGGCAGGGAATGAATATTATGGGATGCCTTCACATAATTTCTTAACATAAAAGATAAGACTGTATTGAACAAAAACGTGGTTGCTCTTACTGAGATCTTCTAACAGTTAATTGTGGGAAGCACTAAGATTGCCTAAGGAATTTTCATCACCATCAGCCTCTTGAAAATAATATGACACAGAATAGTTAAACATCTTCAGAAAGGACTGGACTACTGATTTCTTGGTGTTCCTGACGGTTTTAAGAAGGTAACTGGCAAATTACAGTGATAAGTTGGTACTTATTTCATAAGTAAATTCATTTTGGAGTATTTTATAGCAACACTTCTGCCAGTTGTGAACTATTCTGATACTCTCCAGTTCCATTCCTGTGCTACTTCGAATTGTACCTGGACCAGTTCCCTTGTCCATGTTCTTTCTCCTCTTGCAGTTGTGCTTACTGGATCTCACCTTCCTGGTTGGATGAGGATGCATGGATAGCTTTGGTTTACATGTGACTGAACACACCAGgatttttgtttgagttttgtGTCAGCTGAAGATGTAATAGATACTGGATCTCTTTGTCTTTGTAAGGGAAAAGGTCAGATACAAAGTGTTAGATTGCTGGGGACCTAATAAATTCAGGTTTATTA encodes the following:
- the FBXO28 gene encoding F-box only protein 28, coding for MRIHGVNCHGGAPAAVPPGPGQPVRHHRRRKCRHGKAHSPSLSGGRTGFKMAALEERLLSDGEGGALGSARLSPPPVSESPEALAPLEPPPQSNTLMGLPIVAIESILSFLSYDETSQLRLVCKRMDLVCQRMLNQGFLKVERYHNLCQKQVKAQLPRRESERRNHSLARHADILAAVETRLSLLNMTFMKYVDSNLCCFIPGKVIDEIYRVLRYVNSTRAPQRAHEVLQELRDISSMAMEYFDEKIVPILKRKMPGSDVSGRLIGTAPVPGPSAALTTMQLFSKQNPSRQEVTKLQQQVKANGTGLTALKREISELRIKVQEQQKQLQDQDQKLLEQTQIIGEQNARLAELERKLREVMESTVGNSSGSGSNEQSPRKRRKAVESTDCPRKSKRLRNRK